A genomic window from Glycine soja cultivar W05 chromosome 10, ASM419377v2, whole genome shotgun sequence includes:
- the LOC114370661 gene encoding uncharacterized protein LOC114370661 isoform X2, which produces MEGSSPSIEEERTATFYVYHPCYFLQQALRALLKCVDDPITNSPTHKSSPDAADPPSTTNQTIDYKVCDTRRSGLNYPRAQAFRE; this is translated from the exons ATGGAAGGGTCTTCACCATCCATTGAAGAAGAGAGAACAGCCACTTTCTATGTGTACCATCCTTGCTATTTTCTTCAACAAGCACTCAGGGCTCTCTTGAAGTGTGTAG ATGATCCTATTACAAACTCTCCAACCCACAAAAGCTCCCCAGATGCTGCAGATCCACCTTCCACAACTAATCAAACCATT GATTATAAAGTGTGTGATACTCGAAGGTCAGGACTTAATTACCCAAGGGCCCAGGCCTTCagagaataa
- the LOC114370661 gene encoding uncharacterized protein LOC114370661 isoform X1 — translation MEGSSPSIEEERTATFYVYHPCYFLQQALRALLKCVGIDESENTMCSQANKQEKSSLPQTPSADDPITNSPTHKSSPDAADPPSTTNQTIDYKVCDTRRSGLNYPRAQAFRE, via the exons ATGGAAGGGTCTTCACCATCCATTGAAGAAGAGAGAACAGCCACTTTCTATGTGTACCATCCTTGCTATTTTCTTCAACAAGCACTCAGGGCTCTCTTGAAGTGTGTAGGTATTGATGAGTCTGAAAACACAATGTGTTCACAGGCCAATAAACAAGAGAAAAGCTCACTGCCACAAACTCCTTCTGCAGATGATCCTATTACAAACTCTCCAACCCACAAAAGCTCCCCAGATGCTGCAGATCCACCTTCCACAACTAATCAAACCATT GATTATAAAGTGTGTGATACTCGAAGGTCAGGACTTAATTACCCAAGGGCCCAGGCCTTCagagaataa
- the LOC114370998 gene encoding ethylene-responsive transcription factor LEP-like — protein sequence MSQTTAQVSKTKPMENLSPLIYKNPIRRTSRRSTMYLGVRKRPWGRYAAEIRNPYTKERHWLGTFDTAEEAAIAYDLSSIKICGINARTNFHYPFVSLPPLPMSSLPPPPPPPTPELDPSVEVCLEMMNAASYDGDDESLVIASILQSFSNSGNCSF from the coding sequence ATGTCTCAAACAACAGCTCAAGTTTCCAAGACCAAGCCAATGGAAAACCTTTCACCATTGATTTACAAAAACCCCATTAGAAGAACTTCTAGGCGATCTACAATGTATCTTGGTGTGAGAAAAAGGCCATGGGGAAGATATGCTGCTGAGATTAGGAACCCATACACCAAAGAGAGACACTGGCTAGGCACATTTGACACTGCTGAAGAGGCTGCTATAGCTTATGATCTTTCATCTATCAAGATTTGTGGCATTAATGCTCGAACTAATTTTCACTACCCTTTTGTGTCTCTTCCACCACTTCCTATGTCGTCATTGCCTCCTCCACCGCCACCGCCGACCCCAGAGTTGGATCCAAGTGTTGAAGTTTGTCTAGAGATGATGAATGCTGCTTCTTACGATGGTGATGATGAATCTCTTGTTATTGCTTCCATTTTGCAAAGTTTTTCTAATTCTGGTAActgttctttttag